Proteins encoded together in one Lachnospiraceae bacterium JLR.KK008 window:
- a CDS encoding glycosyltransferase family 4 protein, whose translation MQFYSADDGETETAWRRTMDEKEKRQLLEELTGKREKTKYEKDPEKLIQLLKNENAFVCTSREVRTIATFYYSVFSGGAEKVLVLLANMWIDMGYRVIVMTETESTPDDYKLDSRITRIVIPPYNRRDKSYRERAGAIEKAILDYHIDTMVYHAWEDRELLAWDMLFCKLYDVRFIIYTHSVFAKLMLSADRKILQLHEIYSLVDAVITLSDVDLKYWSSANHNVFRTVNPVDVKIGAEAHSKKNKNIIVWIGRFSTEKRPEEAIEIIRQVVYEIPDVKLYMLGEVPELQLCGFKQMIEQYNLLDNIIITGYLGDLSRYLSQASLLLSTSVYEGFPLSVLEGLAYGLPCVMYELPYLSVVDENEAVISVAQMDAGEAAKQITALLKDEGRRQYLSGRAKMYAERFIDFDQKSQWNEVFASLHRPEKKRKRDTESLMISTLLQFYIAGIEKRFECQNEIELKKIIPNMLHKKIAYFGTGIRCRRYMKEHPEIEICFCIDNDINKRNEKIGGVSILYFGDVETWDNLFIIITPVDAAAICRQLACIGLEYGRDFACGKDIF comes from the coding sequence ATGCAGTTCTATAGTGCAGATGACGGTGAAACGGAGACAGCCTGGAGGAGAACGATGGATGAAAAAGAGAAAAGACAGCTCTTGGAGGAACTCACCGGAAAAAGAGAGAAAACGAAGTATGAAAAAGATCCTGAAAAGTTGATTCAATTACTGAAAAATGAGAATGCCTTTGTCTGTACATCCCGGGAGGTCAGAACAATCGCGACATTCTATTATTCCGTATTCAGCGGCGGAGCGGAAAAGGTTCTGGTCTTGTTGGCCAATATGTGGATTGACATGGGCTACCGTGTCATTGTTATGACAGAGACAGAATCAACACCGGATGATTACAAACTGGACTCGCGGATAACGCGGATCGTGATTCCGCCGTATAATCGTCGTGATAAGAGTTACCGGGAGAGAGCAGGAGCAATAGAGAAAGCAATTCTGGATTATCACATAGACACGATGGTCTATCATGCGTGGGAGGACCGGGAATTGCTTGCATGGGACATGCTTTTTTGCAAGTTATATGATGTACGCTTTATTATATATACGCATTCGGTTTTTGCGAAGCTGATGCTCAGTGCAGACAGAAAGATACTGCAATTACATGAGATTTATTCATTGGTGGATGCAGTCATTACTTTGAGTGACGTTGATCTGAAATACTGGAGCAGTGCCAATCATAATGTGTTTCGGACAGTGAATCCTGTGGATGTGAAGATAGGAGCAGAGGCGCATTCGAAGAAAAATAAGAACATAATTGTGTGGATTGGGAGATTTTCGACTGAGAAAAGACCGGAGGAGGCAATCGAAATCATCCGCCAGGTGGTTTATGAGATTCCTGACGTTAAATTATATATGCTGGGGGAGGTTCCCGAACTTCAACTATGTGGATTTAAACAGATGATAGAACAATACAATCTTCTGGACAATATTATAATCACGGGCTATCTGGGTGATCTTTCCAGGTATTTAAGTCAGGCTTCCCTTTTACTCTCAACATCAGTATATGAGGGGTTTCCTCTTTCTGTATTGGAGGGGCTTGCGTATGGCCTTCCATGTGTGATGTATGAATTGCCATATCTTTCTGTTGTCGATGAGAACGAGGCTGTTATCTCAGTGGCACAAATGGATGCAGGGGAAGCGGCAAAGCAGATAACGGCACTGCTGAAGGATGAGGGAAGAAGACAGTATTTAAGCGGCAGGGCGAAAATGTATGCAGAGAGGTTTATAGATTTTGATCAAAAGAGTCAGTGGAATGAAGTTTTTGCAAGCCTGCATCGGCCGGAGAAAAAACGAAAAAGAGATACGGAATCGTTAATGATAAGTACGTTACTGCAATTCTACATAGCAGGTATCGAGAAGCGGTTTGAATGTCAAAACGAAATTGAATTAAAGAAAATAATACCAAACATGTTGCACAAAAAAATTGCTTATTTTGGGACCGGGATCCGGTGCAGAAGATATATGAAAGAACATCCGGAAATTGAAATTTGTTTTTGCATTGACAATGACATCAATAAAAGGAATGAAAAAATAGGTGGAGTGTCAATTCTCTATTTTGGGGATGTTGAAACGTGGGATAATTTGTTTATCATAATTACGCCGGTTGACGCAGCGGCAATATGCCGGCAGCTTGCGTGTATCGGACTGGAATACGGCAGAGATTTTGCCTGTGGAAAAGATATATTTTAA